One Pieris rapae chromosome 7, ilPieRapa1.1, whole genome shotgun sequence genomic window carries:
- the LOC110993554 gene encoding multiple C2 and transmembrane domain-containing protein isoform X6, with protein sequence MCLKWRHRFISVLSNCALMKKIKIAVRKWRRMRLFRKRDDQSLTRQASTDPVASTSATPQHSARPPVELLQLEPDEGQRLREQQLRQYAFFQLRIHLKRGQNLIAMDKNGLLSGTSDPYVKFKVGGRLLHKSRIVYRDLNPVWDECFTVPIEDPFQPVQLKVFDYDWGLQDDFMGSCYLDLTALELGRSQDLVLCLRDPNKLNQDMGEIVMNVTLYPKSQEDKDQYLLKNTRLSDVNKRLKAQIWSSVVTIVLVEAKNLPAMDIDTRSSDPYCKFRLGNEKYKSKVVWKSLHPSWLEQFDLHLYDDQEQILEVTVWDKDKQTKDDFLGRCTIDLSKLEREKTHNIRKDLEDGNGQIFLLLTISGTTQSETITDLATYKENPRDILNIEKRYAWFRLNEHSSGVGWLCVKVYGAKGLAAADLGGKSDPFCVVELGNARLQTHTEYKTLTPNWMKIFTFTVKDMSSILEITVYDEDHDHKVEFLGKLAIPVLNIRNGEKRWFALKDKKMRGRAKGNFPQILLEMSVIWNPLKAAIRVVNPKEPKYMHQEAKFKRQLFIRNVMRLKAIIMWFIEIGKILQDCFEWESRICSFIGLLAWLVFCYYYEMWMVPLFLLLFFARNWLIYRLTGGNPLLAPVDDDDLLAEEDDEEEVDKEEKKSLKERLQAIQEVTQTVQNAIGYVASLGEAVKNLMNFTVPYLSYIAIIMLAAAMLVLYMIPLRYLLMAWGINKFTRKILRPHTIPNNEVLDLLSRVPDDEILLDIRELKPHPTSERRDARKKHKTS encoded by the exons ATGTGTTTAAAATGGCGTCACAGATTCATAAGTGTGCTATCAAATTGTGCGCTgatgaagaaaattaaaatcgcTGTCAGAAAGTGGCGGAGGATGCGCCTGTTCCGCAAACGCGATG aTCAGTCGTTGACTCGGCAAGCATCTACAGATCCTGTGGCTTCCACATCTGCAACACCTCAACATTCAGCAAGGCCTCCTGTGGAACTACTTCAGCTG GAACCAGACGAAGGCCAGCGCCTAAGAGAACAGCAGTTACGACAATACGCTTTCTTTCAGCTCAGGATTCATTTGAAACGAGGACAAAACCTTATAGCTATGGACAAAAATG GTTTGTTGTCAGGCACAAGTGACCCCTACGTCAAGTTCAAAGTGGGAGGGAGGCTGCTTCACAAGTCAAGAATTGTTTACCGGGACCTGAACCCAGTGTGGGACGAATGCTTCACGGTACCTATTGAAGATCCATTCCAGCCTGTTCAATTGaag GTCTTCGACTATGACTGGGGCTTACAAGATGACTTTATGGGATCCTGTTATCTTGATTTAACCGCTCTGGAGCTTGGAAGATCACAAGACTTGGTGCTGTGTTTGCGAGACCCCAACAAGCTCAACCAGGATATGGGGGAGATCGTGATGAACGTCACCTTGTACCCTAAGTCACAAGAGGACAAAGATCAG tatcttttaaaaaacacaCGGCTTAGTGACGTCAACAAAAGGTTAAAAGCGCAAATATGGAGTTCTGTGGTCACCATTGTTCTAGTGGAAGCCAAGAATCTTCCCGCGATGGACATAGACACAAGATCCAGTGATCCTTACTGCAAGTTTAG GTTAGGTAACGAAAAATACAAGAGTAAAGTGGTCTGGAAATCATTGCATCCCTCGTGGCTCGAGCAATTTGACCTGCACCTTTATGACGACCAAGAGCAAATATTGGAGGTGACGGTTTGGGATAAGGATAAACAGACGAAAGATGATTTTTTGGGGCG ATGTACAATAGACTTATCAAAGTTAGAAAGAGAGAAAACGCACAATATACGGAAGGACTTGGAAGATGGAAATGGACagatttttcttcttcttacCATAAGTGGCACTACTCAATCTGAGACCATTACAGACTTAGCGACGTACAAAGAAAATCCtagagatattttaaatattgaaaaaagatAT GCGTGGTTCCGCCTTAATGAGCACTCTAGCGGTGTTGGTTGGCTCTGCGTTAAAGTCTATGGAGCTAAGGGTCTGGCTGCAGCCGATTTAGGGGGTAAATCTGACCCATTCTGTGTTGTAGAACTTGGCAATGCCAGACTCCAAACCCACACAGAGTATAAGACTTTGACCCCGAATTGGATGAAGATCTTTACATT TACAGTCAAGGACATGAGTTCGATTTTAGAAATAACGGTTTACGATGAAGACCATGACCACAAAGTCGAGTTTTTGGGTAAACTGGCAATACCAGTATTAAACATACGAAATGGGGAGAAACGATGGTTCGCGTTGAAAGACAAGAAAATGCGGGGTAGAGCGAAGGGAAATTTTCCACAAATACTTTTAGAGATGTCGGTGATATGGAATCCG ttaaaaGCAGCCATAAGAGTTGTAAATCCAAAAGAGCCTAAATACATGCACCAAGAAGCAAAATTCAAacgacaattatttataagaaacgtAATGCGGCTCAAAGCTATTATAATGTGGTTTATTGAAATTGGAAAAATATTGca AGACTGTTTCGAATGGGAATCGCGAATTTGCTCTTTTATTGGTCTTCTCGCGTGGCTCGTCTTTTGCTACTATTACGAAATGTGGATGGTACCATTGTTTCTACTTTTATTCTTCGCGAGGAACTGGCTAATTTACCGATTAACAG gtGGCAATCCTCTTCTCGCTCCTGTAGATGATGATGATTTATTGGCTGAAGAAGACGATGAGGAGGAAGTTGATAAG gaagaaaaaaaatcattgaaaGAGCGTCTTCAAGCTATACAAGAAGTAACGCAAACTGTACAAAATGCTATTGGTTATGTCGCTTCCTTAGGAGAGGCTGTTAAAaa ccTAATGAACTTCACAGTACCCTATCTAAGTTATATAGCGATAATAATGCTGGCTGCAGCGATGTTGGTGTTATATATGATACCATTGAGATATTTACTTATGGCTTGGG GTATAAACAAGTTTACAAGAAAAATCTTACGACCTCACACAATACCGAACAATGAAGTTTTAGATCTATTATCTAGAGTACCGGATGATGAAATATTA tTAGATATACGAGAACTAAAACCGCATCCTACCAGCGAACGCCGGGACGCAAGAAAAAAGCACAAAACTTCGTAA
- the LOC110993554 gene encoding multiple C2 and transmembrane domain-containing protein isoform X3: MCLKWRHRFISVLSNCALMKKIKIAVRKWRRMRLFRKRDDQSLTRQASTDPVASTSATPQHSARPPVELLQLEPDEGQRLREQQLRQYAFFQLRIHLKRGQNLIAMDKNGLLSGTSDPYVKFKVGGRLLHKSRIVYRDLNPVWDECFTVPIEDPFQPVQLKVFDYDWGLQDDFMGSCYLDLTALELGRSQDLVLCLRDPNKLNQDMGEIVMNVTLYPKSQEDKDQYLLKNTRLSDVNKRLKAQIWSSVVTIVLVEAKNLPAMDIDTRSSDPYCKFRLGNEKYKSKVVWKSLHPSWLEQFDLHLYDDQEQILEVTVWDKDKQTKDDFLGRCTIDLSKLEREKTHNIRKDLEDGNGQIFLLLTISGTTQSETITDLATYKENPRDILNIEKRYAWFRLNEHSSGVGWLCVKVYGAKGLAAADLGGKSDPFCVVELGNARLQTHTEYKTLTPNWMKIFTFTVKDMSSILEITVYDEDHDHKVEFLGKLAIPVLNIRNGEKRWFALKDKKMRGRAKGNFPQILLEMSVIWNPLKAAIRVVNPKEPKYMHQEAKFKRQLFIRNVMRLKAIIMWFIEIGKILQDCFEWESRICSFIGLLAWLVFCYYYEMWMVPLFLLLFFARNWLIYRLTEQIKTYKNPWACLKRFVSGSGNPLLAPVDDDDLLAEEDDEEEVDKEEKKSLKERLQAIQEVTQTVQNAIGYVASLGEAVKNLMNFTVPYLSYIAIIMLAAAMLVLYMIPLRYLLMAWGINKFTRKILRPHTIPNNEVLDLLSRVPDDEILLDIRELKPHPTSERRDARKKHKTS, encoded by the exons ATGTGTTTAAAATGGCGTCACAGATTCATAAGTGTGCTATCAAATTGTGCGCTgatgaagaaaattaaaatcgcTGTCAGAAAGTGGCGGAGGATGCGCCTGTTCCGCAAACGCGATG aTCAGTCGTTGACTCGGCAAGCATCTACAGATCCTGTGGCTTCCACATCTGCAACACCTCAACATTCAGCAAGGCCTCCTGTGGAACTACTTCAGCTG GAACCAGACGAAGGCCAGCGCCTAAGAGAACAGCAGTTACGACAATACGCTTTCTTTCAGCTCAGGATTCATTTGAAACGAGGACAAAACCTTATAGCTATGGACAAAAATG GTTTGTTGTCAGGCACAAGTGACCCCTACGTCAAGTTCAAAGTGGGAGGGAGGCTGCTTCACAAGTCAAGAATTGTTTACCGGGACCTGAACCCAGTGTGGGACGAATGCTTCACGGTACCTATTGAAGATCCATTCCAGCCTGTTCAATTGaag GTCTTCGACTATGACTGGGGCTTACAAGATGACTTTATGGGATCCTGTTATCTTGATTTAACCGCTCTGGAGCTTGGAAGATCACAAGACTTGGTGCTGTGTTTGCGAGACCCCAACAAGCTCAACCAGGATATGGGGGAGATCGTGATGAACGTCACCTTGTACCCTAAGTCACAAGAGGACAAAGATCAG tatcttttaaaaaacacaCGGCTTAGTGACGTCAACAAAAGGTTAAAAGCGCAAATATGGAGTTCTGTGGTCACCATTGTTCTAGTGGAAGCCAAGAATCTTCCCGCGATGGACATAGACACAAGATCCAGTGATCCTTACTGCAAGTTTAG GTTAGGTAACGAAAAATACAAGAGTAAAGTGGTCTGGAAATCATTGCATCCCTCGTGGCTCGAGCAATTTGACCTGCACCTTTATGACGACCAAGAGCAAATATTGGAGGTGACGGTTTGGGATAAGGATAAACAGACGAAAGATGATTTTTTGGGGCG ATGTACAATAGACTTATCAAAGTTAGAAAGAGAGAAAACGCACAATATACGGAAGGACTTGGAAGATGGAAATGGACagatttttcttcttcttacCATAAGTGGCACTACTCAATCTGAGACCATTACAGACTTAGCGACGTACAAAGAAAATCCtagagatattttaaatattgaaaaaagatAT GCGTGGTTCCGCCTTAATGAGCACTCTAGCGGTGTTGGTTGGCTCTGCGTTAAAGTCTATGGAGCTAAGGGTCTGGCTGCAGCCGATTTAGGGGGTAAATCTGACCCATTCTGTGTTGTAGAACTTGGCAATGCCAGACTCCAAACCCACACAGAGTATAAGACTTTGACCCCGAATTGGATGAAGATCTTTACATT TACAGTCAAGGACATGAGTTCGATTTTAGAAATAACGGTTTACGATGAAGACCATGACCACAAAGTCGAGTTTTTGGGTAAACTGGCAATACCAGTATTAAACATACGAAATGGGGAGAAACGATGGTTCGCGTTGAAAGACAAGAAAATGCGGGGTAGAGCGAAGGGAAATTTTCCACAAATACTTTTAGAGATGTCGGTGATATGGAATCCG ttaaaaGCAGCCATAAGAGTTGTAAATCCAAAAGAGCCTAAATACATGCACCAAGAAGCAAAATTCAAacgacaattatttataagaaacgtAATGCGGCTCAAAGCTATTATAATGTGGTTTATTGAAATTGGAAAAATATTGca AGACTGTTTCGAATGGGAATCGCGAATTTGCTCTTTTATTGGTCTTCTCGCGTGGCTCGTCTTTTGCTACTATTACGAAATGTGGATGGTACCATTGTTTCTACTTTTATTCTTCGCGAGGAACTGGCTAATTTACCGATTAACAG aacaaataaaaacctacAAAAATCCTTGGGCGTGTTTAAAAAGATTCGTTTCTGgta gtGGCAATCCTCTTCTCGCTCCTGTAGATGATGATGATTTATTGGCTGAAGAAGACGATGAGGAGGAAGTTGATAAG gaagaaaaaaaatcattgaaaGAGCGTCTTCAAGCTATACAAGAAGTAACGCAAACTGTACAAAATGCTATTGGTTATGTCGCTTCCTTAGGAGAGGCTGTTAAAaa ccTAATGAACTTCACAGTACCCTATCTAAGTTATATAGCGATAATAATGCTGGCTGCAGCGATGTTGGTGTTATATATGATACCATTGAGATATTTACTTATGGCTTGGG GTATAAACAAGTTTACAAGAAAAATCTTACGACCTCACACAATACCGAACAATGAAGTTTTAGATCTATTATCTAGAGTACCGGATGATGAAATATTA tTAGATATACGAGAACTAAAACCGCATCCTACCAGCGAACGCCGGGACGCAAGAAAAAAGCACAAAACTTCGTAA
- the LOC110993554 gene encoding multiple C2 and transmembrane domain-containing protein isoform X4 has protein sequence MSDAEHKMERFKNRIIRLQEKILDRVEDITDQVQNKIEKSKLSKFVSHLSEERSSIEDATDKDSIGKSSIDSKYSQNSDSIPSVIIDEPSVNADPKDICKDFLTVEKHGVLYRRCRSATNLNMEDDSSFRSSSESCFSCLDSSDERITEIRPRAGSLPGQNSDIAFAINTCTDFIEKIGNRFPRLKNRGDRIHRYLLKNTRLSDVNKRLKAQIWSSVVTIVLVEAKNLPAMDIDTRSSDPYCKFRLGNEKYKSKVVWKSLHPSWLEQFDLHLYDDQEQILEVTVWDKDKQTKDDFLGRCTIDLSKLEREKTHNIRKDLEDGNGQIFLLLTISGTTQSETITDLATYKENPRDILNIEKRYAWFRLNEHSSGVGWLCVKVYGAKGLAAADLGGKSDPFCVVELGNARLQTHTEYKTLTPNWMKIFTFTVKDMSSILEITVYDEDHDHKVEFLGKLAIPVLNIRNGEKRWFALKDKKMRGRAKGNFPQILLEMSVIWNPLKAAIRVVNPKEPKYMHQEAKFKRQLFIRNVMRLKAIIMWFIEIGKILQDCFEWESRICSFIGLLAWLVFCYYYEMWMVPLFLLLFFARNWLIYRLTEQIKTYKNPWACLKRFVSGSGNPLLAPVDDDDLLAEEDDEEEVDKEEKKSLKERLQAIQEVTQTVQNAIGYVASLGEAVKNLMNFTVPYLSYIAIIMLAAAMLVLYMIPLRYLLMAWGINKFTRKILRPHTIPNNEVLDLLSRVPDDEILLDIRELKPHPTSERRDARKKHKTS, from the exons ATGTCCGACGCTGAGCACAAAATGGAACGATTCAAGAATCGTATTATAAGACTTCAAGAGAAAATACTTGATCGAGTTGAAGATATAACGGACCAAgtgcaaaataaaatagagaaaTCAAAATTATCAAAGTTCGTTTCTCACTTGTCTGAAGAAAGAAGTTCAATTGAGGATGCCACAGACAAAGATAGTATAGGCAAGTCTTCCATTGATTCTAAATATAGTCAAAACTCAGACAGTATTCCATCTGTGATTATAGACGAACCTAGTGTTAATGCAGACCCTAAAGATATTTGCAAAGACTTTTTGACTGTGGAAAAGCATGGGGTTTTGTATAGGAGATGTCGATCGgctacaaatttaaatatggaagATGATTCCAGTTTTCGTAGTTCTAGTGAATCTTGTTTCTCTTGTTTGGATTCTAGTGACGAGCG aatCACAGAAATAAGACCGAGAGCGGGCAGCCTTCCAGGACAAAATTCAGATATAGCCTTTGCTATCAACACCTGcacagattttattgaaaaaatcgGAAATCGATTTCCCCGTCTAAAGAACCGAGGCGATAGAATACATAGg tatcttttaaaaaacacaCGGCTTAGTGACGTCAACAAAAGGTTAAAAGCGCAAATATGGAGTTCTGTGGTCACCATTGTTCTAGTGGAAGCCAAGAATCTTCCCGCGATGGACATAGACACAAGATCCAGTGATCCTTACTGCAAGTTTAG GTTAGGTAACGAAAAATACAAGAGTAAAGTGGTCTGGAAATCATTGCATCCCTCGTGGCTCGAGCAATTTGACCTGCACCTTTATGACGACCAAGAGCAAATATTGGAGGTGACGGTTTGGGATAAGGATAAACAGACGAAAGATGATTTTTTGGGGCG ATGTACAATAGACTTATCAAAGTTAGAAAGAGAGAAAACGCACAATATACGGAAGGACTTGGAAGATGGAAATGGACagatttttcttcttcttacCATAAGTGGCACTACTCAATCTGAGACCATTACAGACTTAGCGACGTACAAAGAAAATCCtagagatattttaaatattgaaaaaagatAT GCGTGGTTCCGCCTTAATGAGCACTCTAGCGGTGTTGGTTGGCTCTGCGTTAAAGTCTATGGAGCTAAGGGTCTGGCTGCAGCCGATTTAGGGGGTAAATCTGACCCATTCTGTGTTGTAGAACTTGGCAATGCCAGACTCCAAACCCACACAGAGTATAAGACTTTGACCCCGAATTGGATGAAGATCTTTACATT TACAGTCAAGGACATGAGTTCGATTTTAGAAATAACGGTTTACGATGAAGACCATGACCACAAAGTCGAGTTTTTGGGTAAACTGGCAATACCAGTATTAAACATACGAAATGGGGAGAAACGATGGTTCGCGTTGAAAGACAAGAAAATGCGGGGTAGAGCGAAGGGAAATTTTCCACAAATACTTTTAGAGATGTCGGTGATATGGAATCCG ttaaaaGCAGCCATAAGAGTTGTAAATCCAAAAGAGCCTAAATACATGCACCAAGAAGCAAAATTCAAacgacaattatttataagaaacgtAATGCGGCTCAAAGCTATTATAATGTGGTTTATTGAAATTGGAAAAATATTGca AGACTGTTTCGAATGGGAATCGCGAATTTGCTCTTTTATTGGTCTTCTCGCGTGGCTCGTCTTTTGCTACTATTACGAAATGTGGATGGTACCATTGTTTCTACTTTTATTCTTCGCGAGGAACTGGCTAATTTACCGATTAACAG aacaaataaaaacctacAAAAATCCTTGGGCGTGTTTAAAAAGATTCGTTTCTGgta gtGGCAATCCTCTTCTCGCTCCTGTAGATGATGATGATTTATTGGCTGAAGAAGACGATGAGGAGGAAGTTGATAAG gaagaaaaaaaatcattgaaaGAGCGTCTTCAAGCTATACAAGAAGTAACGCAAACTGTACAAAATGCTATTGGTTATGTCGCTTCCTTAGGAGAGGCTGTTAAAaa ccTAATGAACTTCACAGTACCCTATCTAAGTTATATAGCGATAATAATGCTGGCTGCAGCGATGTTGGTGTTATATATGATACCATTGAGATATTTACTTATGGCTTGGG GTATAAACAAGTTTACAAGAAAAATCTTACGACCTCACACAATACCGAACAATGAAGTTTTAGATCTATTATCTAGAGTACCGGATGATGAAATATTA tTAGATATACGAGAACTAAAACCGCATCCTACCAGCGAACGCCGGGACGCAAGAAAAAAGCACAAAACTTCGTAA
- the LOC110993554 gene encoding multiple C2 and transmembrane domain-containing protein isoform X5, with protein sequence MSDAEHKMERFKNRIIRLQEKILDRVEDITDQVQNKIEKSKLSKFVSHLSEERSSIEDATDKDSIGKSSIDSKYSQNSDSIPSVIIDEPSVNADPKDICKDFLTVEKHGVLYRRCRSATNLNMEDDSSFRSSSESCFSCLDSSDERITEIRPRAGSLPGQNSDIAFAINTCTDFIEKIGNRFPRLKNRGDRIHRYLLKNTRLSDVNKRLKAQIWSSVVTIVLVEAKNLPAMDIDTRSSDPYCKFRLGNEKYKSKVVWKSLHPSWLEQFDLHLYDDQEQILEVTVWDKDKQTKDDFLGRCTIDLSKLEREKTHNIRKDLEDGNGQIFLLLTISGTTQSETITDLATYKENPRDILNIEKRYAWFRLNEHSSGVGWLCVKVYGAKGLAAADLGGKSDPFCVVELGNARLQTHTEYKTLTPNWMKIFTFTVKDMSSILEITVYDEDHDHKVEFLGKLAIPVLNIRNGEKRWFALKDKKMRGRAKGNFPQILLEMSVIWNPLKAAIRVVNPKEPKYMHQEAKFKRQLFIRNVMRLKAIIMWFIEIGKILQDCFEWESRICSFIGLLAWLVFCYYYEMWMVPLFLLLFFARNWLIYRLTGGNPLLAPVDDDDLLAEEDDEEEVDKEEKKSLKERLQAIQEVTQTVQNAIGYVASLGEAVKNLMNFTVPYLSYIAIIMLAAAMLVLYMIPLRYLLMAWGINKFTRKILRPHTIPNNEVLDLLSRVPDDEILLDIRELKPHPTSERRDARKKHKTS encoded by the exons ATGTCCGACGCTGAGCACAAAATGGAACGATTCAAGAATCGTATTATAAGACTTCAAGAGAAAATACTTGATCGAGTTGAAGATATAACGGACCAAgtgcaaaataaaatagagaaaTCAAAATTATCAAAGTTCGTTTCTCACTTGTCTGAAGAAAGAAGTTCAATTGAGGATGCCACAGACAAAGATAGTATAGGCAAGTCTTCCATTGATTCTAAATATAGTCAAAACTCAGACAGTATTCCATCTGTGATTATAGACGAACCTAGTGTTAATGCAGACCCTAAAGATATTTGCAAAGACTTTTTGACTGTGGAAAAGCATGGGGTTTTGTATAGGAGATGTCGATCGgctacaaatttaaatatggaagATGATTCCAGTTTTCGTAGTTCTAGTGAATCTTGTTTCTCTTGTTTGGATTCTAGTGACGAGCG aatCACAGAAATAAGACCGAGAGCGGGCAGCCTTCCAGGACAAAATTCAGATATAGCCTTTGCTATCAACACCTGcacagattttattgaaaaaatcgGAAATCGATTTCCCCGTCTAAAGAACCGAGGCGATAGAATACATAGg tatcttttaaaaaacacaCGGCTTAGTGACGTCAACAAAAGGTTAAAAGCGCAAATATGGAGTTCTGTGGTCACCATTGTTCTAGTGGAAGCCAAGAATCTTCCCGCGATGGACATAGACACAAGATCCAGTGATCCTTACTGCAAGTTTAG GTTAGGTAACGAAAAATACAAGAGTAAAGTGGTCTGGAAATCATTGCATCCCTCGTGGCTCGAGCAATTTGACCTGCACCTTTATGACGACCAAGAGCAAATATTGGAGGTGACGGTTTGGGATAAGGATAAACAGACGAAAGATGATTTTTTGGGGCG ATGTACAATAGACTTATCAAAGTTAGAAAGAGAGAAAACGCACAATATACGGAAGGACTTGGAAGATGGAAATGGACagatttttcttcttcttacCATAAGTGGCACTACTCAATCTGAGACCATTACAGACTTAGCGACGTACAAAGAAAATCCtagagatattttaaatattgaaaaaagatAT GCGTGGTTCCGCCTTAATGAGCACTCTAGCGGTGTTGGTTGGCTCTGCGTTAAAGTCTATGGAGCTAAGGGTCTGGCTGCAGCCGATTTAGGGGGTAAATCTGACCCATTCTGTGTTGTAGAACTTGGCAATGCCAGACTCCAAACCCACACAGAGTATAAGACTTTGACCCCGAATTGGATGAAGATCTTTACATT TACAGTCAAGGACATGAGTTCGATTTTAGAAATAACGGTTTACGATGAAGACCATGACCACAAAGTCGAGTTTTTGGGTAAACTGGCAATACCAGTATTAAACATACGAAATGGGGAGAAACGATGGTTCGCGTTGAAAGACAAGAAAATGCGGGGTAGAGCGAAGGGAAATTTTCCACAAATACTTTTAGAGATGTCGGTGATATGGAATCCG ttaaaaGCAGCCATAAGAGTTGTAAATCCAAAAGAGCCTAAATACATGCACCAAGAAGCAAAATTCAAacgacaattatttataagaaacgtAATGCGGCTCAAAGCTATTATAATGTGGTTTATTGAAATTGGAAAAATATTGca AGACTGTTTCGAATGGGAATCGCGAATTTGCTCTTTTATTGGTCTTCTCGCGTGGCTCGTCTTTTGCTACTATTACGAAATGTGGATGGTACCATTGTTTCTACTTTTATTCTTCGCGAGGAACTGGCTAATTTACCGATTAACAG gtGGCAATCCTCTTCTCGCTCCTGTAGATGATGATGATTTATTGGCTGAAGAAGACGATGAGGAGGAAGTTGATAAG gaagaaaaaaaatcattgaaaGAGCGTCTTCAAGCTATACAAGAAGTAACGCAAACTGTACAAAATGCTATTGGTTATGTCGCTTCCTTAGGAGAGGCTGTTAAAaa ccTAATGAACTTCACAGTACCCTATCTAAGTTATATAGCGATAATAATGCTGGCTGCAGCGATGTTGGTGTTATATATGATACCATTGAGATATTTACTTATGGCTTGGG GTATAAACAAGTTTACAAGAAAAATCTTACGACCTCACACAATACCGAACAATGAAGTTTTAGATCTATTATCTAGAGTACCGGATGATGAAATATTA tTAGATATACGAGAACTAAAACCGCATCCTACCAGCGAACGCCGGGACGCAAGAAAAAAGCACAAAACTTCGTAA